The following proteins come from a genomic window of Pelmatolapia mariae isolate MD_Pm_ZW linkage group LG17, Pm_UMD_F_2, whole genome shotgun sequence:
- the tspan33a gene encoding tetraspanin-33 isoform X2: protein MLLIVGVLMFIITFCGCVGSLRENLCLLQTFCICLIVIFILQLTAGVLGFIFSDKARGKVTEVINNAIVHYRDDIDLQNLIDFGQEEFDCCGALRYLDWSQNMYFNCSKDNPSRERCSVPFSCCILRNDTVINTMCGHNIQELDYIEAGNRIHTNGCIDKIVDWIHSNLFLLGGIALGLAIPQLAGMLLSQILMNQIKDQIELQNYNQKHSFDPWS, encoded by the exons ATGCTGTTGATCGTGGGGGTCCTCATGTTCATCATCACCTTCTGCGGTTGTGTGGGGTCCCTCCGAGAAAACCTCTGCCTCTTGCAAACA TTCTGTATCTGTCTGATCGTGATCTTCATCCTGCAGCTGACTGCTGGTGTCCTGGGCTTCATCTTTTCAGATAAG GCAAGAGGTAAAGTGACCGAGGTGATCAACAACGCCATTGTCCACTACAGAGATGATATTGATCTGCAAAACCTTATTGATTTTGGTCAGGAAGAG TTTGACTGCTGTGGTGCTTTGAGGTACTTGGACTGGTCACAGAACATGTATTTCAACTGCAGCAAGGACAACCCCAGCCGAGAACGCTGCTCTGTCCCCTTTTCCTGCTGTATCTTAAGAAATGACACG GTAATCAACACCATGTGCGGTCACAACATTCAGGAATTGGATTACATCGAGGCTGGAAACCGCATTCACACCAATGGCTGCATAGACAAAATAGTTGATTGGATCCACAGCAACCTGTTCTTACTAGGAGGCATTGCGCTTGGACTGGCTATACCACAG CTGGCTGGAATGCTTTTGTCTCAGATTCTGATGAACCAGATCAAAGACCAGATCGAGCTGCAGAACTACAACCAGAAACACAGCTTTGACCCGTGGAGCTGA
- the smo gene encoding protein smoothened → MSSKSWSPIVGFYRMLCVWAAWLSGCGAVLSPNGTIFEDTCKKTTTCEVLKYNTCLGSPLPYTHTSLILAEDSSTQEEAFEKLTMWSGLRNAPRCWSVIQPLLCAVYMPKCENGRVELPSQSLCQTTRSPCSIVDRERGWPSFLKCDKFPVGCSNEVQKLKFNTSGQCEAPLVKTDIQSSWYKDVEGCGIQCDNPLFTEEEHNDMHAYIAYFGTITLLCTFFTLVTFLADWKNSNRYPAVILFYINACFFVGSIGWLAQFLDGAREEIVCKSDNTMRLGEPSSSETLSCVTIFIIVYYSLMSGVIWFVMLTYAWHTSFKALGTTHQPLSGRTSYFHMVTWSIPFVLTVAILAIAEVDGDSVSGICFVGYKNYRYRAGFVLAPIGVVLVVGGYFLIRGVMTLFSIKSNHPGLLSEKAASKINETMLRLGIFGFLAFGFVFITFGCHFYDFFNQAEWERSFRDYVLCEANVTIASQTNKPIPECTIKNRPSLMVEKINLFSMFGTGIAMSTWVWTKATILIWKRTWCKIIGRSDNEPKRIKKSKMIAKAFAMRKELHKDPEKELSFSMHTVSHEGPVAGINFDLNEPSNDMSSAWAQHVTKMVARRGAILPQDISVTPTGTPVPPPEERNRLWMVEAEISPEMIKRKKKKKKRKKEVRPVEEMVDHQVYRQREFGRSSVPRLPKLPPHPSLVANLREQQRQQQKIEEEVLPGSYPDFQPSRRLSCEEKCPYLQYQTSQNGYGHSMLSDHLTFRDRPEDLGLGPRYPPSNWQPSASSRYPGEIDITDGISERMAHVARVPAGRRAGYGPIHSRTNLMEAELMDADSDF, encoded by the exons ATGTCTTCCAAGAGTTGGAGCCCCATTGTTGGATTTTACAGGATGCTTTGCGTCTGGGCTGCCTGGCTTTCTGGCTGCGGGGCAGTGCTGTCTCCAAACGGGACGATATTTGAGGATACCTGCAAGAAAACCACAACTTGCGAGGTGCTTAAATATAACACATGTTTGGGATCGCCTTTACCATACACTCACACTTCTCTGATCCTGGCGGAGGACTCCAGCACCCAAGAAGAGGCTTTTGAGAAGTTGACCATGTGGTCCG GTTTGCGGAACGCCCCTCGCTGTTGGTCCGTCATCCAGCCTCTGCTCTGCGCCGTCTACATGCCCAAATGCGAAAACGGCCGAGTTGAACTgcccagccagagcctctgTCAGACTACACGTAGTCCATGTAGCATCGTGGATCGGGAGCGAGGCTGGCCCAGCTTTCTCAAATGTGACAAATTCCCTGTGGGCTGTTCG AATGAGGTGCAAAAGCTGAAGTTCAACACATCGGGCCAGTGTGAAGCTCCTCTGGTGAAGACGGACATTCAGTCGAGCTGGTACAAGGACGTGGAGGGCTGTGGTATCCAGTGTGACAATCCTCTGTTCACTGAAGAGGAGCACAATGACATGCACGCCTATATCGCTTACTTTGGAACCATCACCCTCCTCTGCACTTTCTTTACCCTG GTCACATTTCTTGCAGACTGGAAAAACTCTAACCGCTACCCAGCTGTCATTCTCTTCTACATCAACGCCTGTTTCTTTGTGGGCAGCATCGGCTGGCTGGCCCAATTTCTGGATGGGGCACGTGAAGAGATTGTATGCAAGAGCGACAACACGATGCGACTCGGGGAGCCCTC GTCTTCGGAAACGCTGTCATGTGTCaccatcttcatcatcgtcTACTACTCCCTGATGTCAGGTGTGATTTGGTTTGTCATGCTGACATATGCCTGGCACACATCCTTCAAAGCTCTGGGCACTACTCACCAGCCACTGTCTGGTAGAACCTCTTACTTCCACATGGTCACCTGGTCCATCCCCTTTGTCCTCACTGTGGCCATCCTAGCAATCGCTGAG GTTGATGGAGACTCTGTGAGCGGGATCTGTTTTGTGGGCTACAAGAACTACAGGTATCGTGCTGGCTTTGTGCTGGCACCCATTGGAGTGGTGCTTGTTGTTGGTGGCTACTTCCTCATTCGGG GTGTTATGACATTATTTTCCATCAAAAGTAACCACCCCGGTCTCTTGAGTGAGAAAGCAGCGAGCAAAATCAATGAGACTATGCTGCGACTTG GAATATTTGGATTCCTTGCCTTTGGTTTTGTCTTTATAACCTTTGGCTGCCACTTTTATGACTTCTTCAACCAAGCTGAGTGGGAAAGAAGCTTCAGGGATTATGTGCT GTGTGAGGCCAACGTGACAATCGCCTCTCAGACAAACAAGCCCATCCCAGAATGCACCATTAAGAACCGCCCCAGTCTGATGGTGGAGAAAATTAACCTGTTTTCAATGTTTGGGACGGGTATCGCCATGAGCACCTGGGTCTGGACTAAAGCCACCATCCTCATCTGGAAACGCACCTGGTGCAA AATCATCGGCCGTAGCGATAATGAACCGAAGAGGATAAAGAAAAGCAAGATGATCGCCAAGGCATTCGCAATGAGGAAGGAGCTCCACAAGGACCCAGAGAAAGAGCTGTCCTTCAGCATGCACACCGTGTCCCACGAGGGACCAGTGG CCGGAATCAATTTTGACCTAAACGAGCCATCAAATGACATGTCATCGGCTTGGGCACAGCATGTGACAAAGATGGTGGCCAGACGAGGTGCCATTCTCCCACAGGACATTTCTGTTACTCCCACTGGTACACCAG TGCCCCCTCCAGAGGAGAGGAACCGCCTGTGGATGGTGGAGGCCGAAATTTCACCGGAAATgataaagaggaaaaagaagaagaagaagaggaagaaggaggTGCGTCCGGTCGAGGAGATGGTGGACCACCAGGTTTATCGCCAGCGTGAGTTTGGTCGCAGCTCAGTGCCCCGTCTGCCCAAACTGCCTCCTCATCCAAGCCTGGTTGCCAATCTGCGGGAACAACAGAgacaacaacagaagattgAGGAGGAAGTTCTGCCTGGGTCTTACCCAGACTTCCAACCTTCGCGCCGTCTGTCATGCGAGGAGAAGTGTCCCTACCTGCAGTACCAGACCAGCCAGAATGGCTATGGCCACAGCATGCTATCTGACCACCTGACCTTCAGAGATCGTCCAGAGGATCTGGGTCTTGGTCCGCGTTACCCTCCCTCCAATTGGCAACCTAGTGCCTCTTCACGCTATCCTGGAGAAATCGATATCACTGATGGAATATCAGAAAGAATGGCCCACGTGGCTCGGGTACCAGCAGGTCGGAGGGCTGGTTACGGACCCATCCACTCCAGGACCAATTTAATGGAGGCGGAGCTTATGGATGCTGACTCTGACTTCTAA
- the tspan33a gene encoding tetraspanin-33 isoform X1 produces the protein MARTSRGAPRSDEEFTFVSPAVKYLLFIFNFIFWIISLVLVLIGVYARIVKHAETALACLAVDPAVMLLIVGVLMFIITFCGCVGSLRENLCLLQTFCICLIVIFILQLTAGVLGFIFSDKARGKVTEVINNAIVHYRDDIDLQNLIDFGQEEFDCCGALRYLDWSQNMYFNCSKDNPSRERCSVPFSCCILRNDTVINTMCGHNIQELDYIEAGNRIHTNGCIDKIVDWIHSNLFLLGGIALGLAIPQLAGMLLSQILMNQIKDQIELQNYNQKHSFDPWS, from the exons ATGGCACGAACAAGCAGAGGCGCACCTAGATCTGACGAGGAGTTTACGTTTGTCAGCCCAGCTGTGAAGTACCTGctgttcatatttaattttatattttgg ATAATTTCTCTGGTGTTGGTGTTAATCGGAGTGTATGCCCGCATAGTGAAACACGCAG AAACAGCGCTCGCATGTCTCGCTGTGGACCCCGCTGTAATGCTGTTGATCGTGGGGGTCCTCATGTTCATCATCACCTTCTGCGGTTGTGTGGGGTCCCTCCGAGAAAACCTCTGCCTCTTGCAAACA TTCTGTATCTGTCTGATCGTGATCTTCATCCTGCAGCTGACTGCTGGTGTCCTGGGCTTCATCTTTTCAGATAAG GCAAGAGGTAAAGTGACCGAGGTGATCAACAACGCCATTGTCCACTACAGAGATGATATTGATCTGCAAAACCTTATTGATTTTGGTCAGGAAGAG TTTGACTGCTGTGGTGCTTTGAGGTACTTGGACTGGTCACAGAACATGTATTTCAACTGCAGCAAGGACAACCCCAGCCGAGAACGCTGCTCTGTCCCCTTTTCCTGCTGTATCTTAAGAAATGACACG GTAATCAACACCATGTGCGGTCACAACATTCAGGAATTGGATTACATCGAGGCTGGAAACCGCATTCACACCAATGGCTGCATAGACAAAATAGTTGATTGGATCCACAGCAACCTGTTCTTACTAGGAGGCATTGCGCTTGGACTGGCTATACCACAG CTGGCTGGAATGCTTTTGTCTCAGATTCTGATGAACCAGATCAAAGACCAGATCGAGCTGCAGAACTACAACCAGAAACACAGCTTTGACCCGTGGAGCTGA